Proteins encoded by one window of Halomonas sp. SH5A2:
- a CDS encoding secondary thiamine-phosphate synthase enzyme YjbQ produces the protein MWHQDEIHLTERPRGFHLITHELVEALPWLAECEMGVLHLQLLHTSASLTLNENSDPDVRQDMDAFMRRLVPEGLDYFRHTLEGPDDMPAHVMASLLGTQLTLAVRGSRLVLGTWQGIWLGEHREQGGPRRVIATLTGKADS, from the coding sequence ATGTGGCACCAAGATGAGATTCACCTAACCGAGCGGCCACGGGGCTTTCATCTTATCACCCACGAGCTGGTCGAGGCGCTACCCTGGCTGGCGGAATGTGAGATGGGCGTTTTGCATCTGCAGCTACTGCATACCTCGGCCTCGCTGACCCTCAATGAAAATAGCGACCCCGACGTTCGCCAGGATATGGACGCCTTCATGCGTCGACTGGTGCCGGAGGGGTTGGATTATTTCCGTCATACGTTGGAAGGCCCGGATGACATGCCCGCCCATGTCATGGCAAGCCTGTTGGGTACTCAGTTAACACTGGCGGTGCGTGGTAGCCGCCTGGTGCTTGGCACATGGCAGGGTATTTGGCTCGGCGAACACCGTGAGCAGGGTGGACCGCGACGCGTCATAGCGACACTTACCGGGAAAGCTGACTCGTAA
- the wrbA gene encoding NAD(P)H:quinone oxidoreductase yields MTKVLVLYYSMYGHIDTLAAAVAEGAKRVDGVEVTVKRVPETMPEDAFKNAGGKQDYTTPEASPQELADYDAIIFGTPTRFGNMAGQMRTFLDQTGGLWANGALRGKVASVFTSTGTGGGDEMTITSTWTTLAHHGMVIVPIGYGIEEQFDISKVSGGTPYGAATIAGGDGSRQPDDRELKIARFQGEHVAGIAAKLAN; encoded by the coding sequence ATGACAAAAGTACTGGTGCTTTACTATTCCATGTATGGCCATATCGACACGCTGGCGGCGGCCGTCGCCGAGGGTGCCAAGCGCGTCGATGGTGTCGAGGTCACCGTCAAGCGCGTGCCCGAAACCATGCCGGAAGACGCCTTCAAGAATGCCGGTGGCAAGCAGGATTACACGACGCCTGAAGCATCGCCGCAAGAGCTTGCCGATTACGACGCGATCATCTTCGGAACCCCGACGCGCTTCGGCAACATGGCCGGCCAGATGCGTACCTTCCTCGACCAGACCGGTGGGCTTTGGGCAAATGGCGCGCTGCGCGGCAAGGTGGCCAGCGTATTCACCTCGACCGGCACCGGCGGCGGCGACGAGATGACCATCACGTCTACCTGGACCACATTGGCCCACCACGGCATGGTGATCGTGCCGATTGGCTATGGTATCGAAGAACAATTCGATATTTCCAAGGTAAGTGGCGGTACGCCCTACGGCGCAGCCACGATTGCTGGTGGCGATGGCTCTCGCCAGCCGGATGATCGTGAACTGAAAATTGCTCGCTTCCAAGGTGAGCATGTCGCAGGCATTGCGGCCAAGCTGGCAAACTAA
- a CDS encoding TraX family protein: MAVSAKPSSHWTGWAQWLALFTMTVDHVTRYVVPDGWGLDWVGSSVGRIAFPLFAAMVAWHGLFNTRNPMRYARRMLIIGMIAQLPYMLMPRESDAFILNICFTLATGLALGSLVRLGWQHYQQESIHFGWLLGGAAAGVTLWYLLGFWVEYSHFGLLLIPLLMFAMQALNDAERDFSARLWAGLAAFPALWIAGQMNASDMAKSFTVGTCIIVLVLAAGVAQRIPTIQWAMPRRLWLAWYPGHFALIALWLLISGQLS; this comes from the coding sequence ATGGCGGTTTCAGCAAAACCCTCGTCACACTGGACGGGCTGGGCACAGTGGCTCGCTCTGTTCACCATGACGGTGGACCATGTGACGCGCTATGTCGTACCCGATGGCTGGGGCCTTGATTGGGTGGGGTCATCCGTTGGCCGCATCGCCTTCCCGCTGTTTGCTGCAATGGTCGCATGGCATGGCCTTTTTAATACGCGTAACCCGATGCGTTACGCGCGGCGCATGCTGATTATCGGGATGATCGCGCAACTGCCTTACATGCTGATGCCGCGTGAATCCGATGCGTTCATCCTCAACATCTGCTTTACCCTGGCCACCGGTCTTGCGCTGGGTTCACTGGTGCGGCTGGGTTGGCAGCACTATCAACAGGAAAGCATCCACTTTGGCTGGCTGTTAGGCGGTGCGGCGGCAGGAGTTACCCTATGGTATCTACTCGGCTTTTGGGTTGAGTATAGCCACTTCGGATTGCTATTGATTCCGTTGCTGATGTTTGCCATGCAGGCGCTGAACGATGCCGAGCGTGATTTTTCAGCGCGGCTATGGGCAGGATTGGCGGCTTTTCCGGCCTTATGGATAGCGGGCCAGATGAATGCTTCCGATATGGCCAAGTCGTTTACGGTAGGCACCTGTATTATCGTCTTGGTGCTAGCAGCAGGCGTCGCACAGCGCATCCCCACCATTCAGTGGGCCATGCCCAGGCGCTTATGGCTGGCCTGGTACCCTGGTCATTTCGCCTTGATCGCGCTATGGCTGCTTATCAGCGGCCAGCTCAGCTAG
- a CDS encoding exopolysaccharide biosynthesis protein translates to MSLANVLRALPGHLKDQRPTIGDILVALDERAIHLVLLLFAIPAIVPTPGIPVGMVFGTALAFIGMQMAVGAKRVQLPTGIANLRIGRQQLERILGKATPHLEKVERRLSARLGCLSTPMAIRSIGGVIFVMALLIVLPIPFGNTLPGLAVLILSLGLAQRDGIAVAVGLGLALVAGVVSVAIIGGSWWLIEIFVKELLLTSA, encoded by the coding sequence ATGAGCTTGGCCAATGTGTTGCGTGCTTTGCCTGGTCACCTAAAAGACCAGCGCCCCACGATAGGCGACATTCTGGTCGCCCTCGATGAACGTGCTATCCACTTGGTGCTATTGCTTTTCGCGATCCCGGCGATTGTGCCTACGCCAGGCATTCCCGTTGGCATGGTGTTTGGGACAGCGCTAGCCTTCATTGGCATGCAGATGGCCGTCGGCGCCAAGCGTGTTCAGTTACCGACAGGTATTGCCAATCTGCGCATTGGGCGACAACAGCTGGAACGGATCCTGGGCAAGGCAACGCCTCATCTAGAAAAGGTTGAGCGGCGCCTGAGTGCGCGCCTGGGCTGTCTTAGTACGCCAATGGCGATTCGAAGCATCGGCGGCGTTATTTTTGTCATGGCCTTATTGATAGTACTGCCGATTCCATTTGGTAATACGCTACCCGGCTTGGCAGTACTGATTCTGTCGCTGGGGCTTGCCCAACGAGATGGTATCGCAGTCGCTGTCGGCCTCGGCCTTGCACTAGTGGCCGGTGTTGTCTCCGTCGCCATCATCGGTGGCAGCTGGTGGCTCATCGAAATTTTCGTTAAGGAATTGCTGCTCACATCAGCCTGA
- a CDS encoding SMP-30/gluconolactonase/LRE family protein — protein sequence MKLGRRQFLSATATLAAVGTSPQLFAWQASQGPIPERYPIDAWQVEDQRFSDYMIFNSPLERHWSGGLWAEGPAWNAIGRYVVFSDIPRAKQMRWDEATGQVSVLRDNVGHSNGNTFDHQGRLIACEHYPSRVLRYEWDGSTTVLAERYQGKPLNAPNDVIALPSGGVIFTDPGYGAHFDYEGKKRDLELDTAIYYVDDSLDEPIMLTDDIHKPNGIVMTPDGEGFYASDSAPTHYDEPARIIRWTLGEDGRSVSDRQVVVTSEDTIFDGMTCDMDGNIWSSANGGEGIDGVVVFSPEGTLLGRVLLPEVCSNVCFAGQDRNRLFMTASQSVYTIYTAARGA from the coding sequence ATGAAACTCGGACGCCGTCAGTTCCTTTCGGCAACGGCCACCCTGGCCGCCGTCGGTACCTCACCTCAGCTTTTTGCCTGGCAGGCCTCACAAGGCCCTATCCCAGAGCGTTATCCCATCGATGCCTGGCAGGTCGAGGATCAACGCTTTAGTGATTACATGATTTTCAATAGCCCTCTGGAGCGTCACTGGAGCGGAGGACTCTGGGCAGAGGGGCCGGCATGGAACGCCATAGGTCGTTATGTCGTGTTCAGCGATATACCCCGTGCCAAGCAGATGCGCTGGGACGAAGCCACTGGGCAAGTCAGCGTTTTGAGGGACAATGTCGGGCACTCTAACGGCAATACCTTCGATCACCAGGGTCGGCTAATTGCTTGCGAACACTACCCCTCACGCGTTTTGCGCTACGAATGGGATGGCAGCACCACGGTGCTTGCCGAGCGCTATCAAGGCAAGCCACTCAATGCACCCAATGATGTCATTGCCCTACCGTCAGGAGGCGTGATTTTCACCGATCCAGGCTATGGCGCTCACTTCGACTATGAGGGGAAAAAACGCGACCTGGAACTCGACACTGCCATCTATTACGTTGATGACAGCCTCGATGAACCCATCATGCTGACCGATGACATTCACAAGCCAAACGGTATTGTAATGACACCGGATGGCGAGGGATTCTACGCAAGTGACAGCGCACCTACCCATTACGACGAGCCCGCGCGAATCATCCGCTGGACCCTAGGAGAAGACGGCCGCAGTGTCAGTGATCGGCAAGTGGTCGTGACCAGCGAAGATACGATTTTCGACGGCATGACCTGCGACATGGATGGCAATATCTGGTCAAGTGCCAACGGTGGCGAGGGTATCGACGGCGTGGTGGTCTTCTCCCCGGAAGGCACCTTGCTTGGGCGCGTCTTACTGCCCGAAGTCTGCTCGAATGTGTGTTTCGCTGGCCAGGATCGTAACCGGCTATTCATGACCGCCAGCCAATCCGTCTACACCATTTATACGGCGGCACGCGGGGCTTAG
- a CDS encoding ABC transporter permease: MESLLTWLETQLADNSIFTLQTLSYYGAGLTTTVQLVFLSLIIGLIAAVPLAIGRGSRHAWIKWPIFAYTYVFRGTPLLIQLYLIYYGVVFVDGIQETWLWIFLEDPFVPALIAFTLNTAAYTTEIFRGAIKSTSKGEIEAARAYGMSPGLTMRRIIIPSAFRRALPAYGNEVIFMLHASAIASVVTIMDLTGAARFVYARYYAPFDAFLFVAAIYLCLTFAILYFFRHLEKKLLAHLQPQTG, encoded by the coding sequence ATGGAATCCCTACTCACCTGGCTGGAAACCCAGCTCGCCGATAACAGCATTTTTACCCTGCAAACGCTGTCGTACTATGGCGCTGGCTTGACGACCACCGTTCAGCTCGTCTTCCTCTCGCTGATTATCGGGCTTATTGCGGCGGTGCCGCTCGCCATTGGTCGCGGTTCCAGGCATGCCTGGATCAAATGGCCAATCTTTGCTTACACCTACGTCTTTCGCGGCACACCGCTACTCATTCAGCTTTACCTGATTTACTACGGCGTGGTATTCGTTGATGGCATCCAGGAGACATGGCTGTGGATCTTTCTGGAAGACCCTTTTGTTCCCGCACTGATTGCCTTCACGCTTAACACCGCCGCCTACACGACCGAAATATTTCGAGGTGCCATCAAATCCACCTCGAAAGGCGAAATCGAGGCCGCGCGGGCTTACGGCATGTCGCCCGGCTTGACCATGCGTCGGATCATCATTCCCAGCGCCTTCCGGCGCGCCCTGCCCGCTTATGGCAATGAGGTGATTTTCATGCTCCACGCCAGTGCGATCGCAAGCGTGGTCACCATCATGGACCTGACTGGCGCGGCACGCTTTGTCTATGCCCGTTACTACGCGCCTTTCGACGCCTTTTTATTCGTCGCGGCCATTTATCTGTGCCTGACCTTTGCGATTTTATATTTCTTCCGCCACCTGGAGAAAAAATTGCTCGCCCATCTACAACCTCAAACCGGGTAG
- a CDS encoding succinylglutamate desuccinylase: MLGEWLDWTLDEQRDTSRQGTFASGRFEITAPGVLRLTPHLQHPSAHACIFSAAIHGNETAPVELIGAWLSELEAGTLTLGAPVLVILGNIPALKAQQRFIHTNLNRLFERGLSASGDEPARARQLMAEVDDFFSDNAALPKLHYDLHTAIRASLYPRFVVEPYADSDTHSEQWQWLAAADMQAVLHQHQHSWTFSHYSKHYHGAQSFTFELGRVAPFGQNDMASLTPMLALLGRLSEGTAPAEGAIEAVTFFRVQHELMRHGDNFTLCFDDDTPNFTRFAPGTCLANDSQSGEHRVGDTPLYVVFPNANVEIGARAALLVVPCAPPTDD, encoded by the coding sequence ATGCTAGGCGAGTGGCTGGATTGGACCCTCGACGAGCAGCGCGATACCTCCCGGCAAGGCACCTTTGCCAGCGGTCGCTTTGAAATCACCGCGCCAGGCGTTCTACGCCTGACGCCGCATCTTCAACACCCGAGCGCTCACGCCTGTATCTTTTCAGCCGCCATTCACGGCAACGAAACCGCTCCGGTCGAGCTGATCGGTGCCTGGCTGAGCGAACTGGAAGCCGGAACGCTCACTCTGGGCGCGCCCGTACTGGTGATTCTTGGCAATATTCCCGCCCTCAAGGCCCAACAGCGTTTTATCCACACCAACCTCAACCGGCTCTTTGAGCGCGGGCTCTCAGCCAGCGGCGACGAACCGGCCCGGGCGCGCCAGTTGATGGCTGAGGTTGATGACTTTTTCAGCGACAATGCAGCATTACCCAAGCTTCACTACGATCTTCATACGGCGATTCGCGCTAGTCTCTACCCGCGTTTTGTCGTAGAGCCCTATGCGGATAGCGACACACACAGCGAACAGTGGCAGTGGCTCGCCGCTGCCGATATGCAGGCCGTGTTGCACCAGCATCAACACAGCTGGACATTTTCTCACTACAGCAAGCATTATCACGGCGCGCAATCGTTTACCTTCGAGCTTGGCCGGGTAGCGCCTTTCGGGCAAAACGACATGGCGTCGCTCACGCCGATGCTGGCCCTGCTGGGTCGTCTTAGCGAAGGTACCGCACCGGCGGAAGGCGCCATTGAAGCGGTTACGTTTTTCCGCGTACAGCATGAGTTGATGCGCCACGGCGACAATTTCACGCTGTGCTTTGACGATGACACCCCCAATTTCACCCGTTTTGCGCCTGGAACCTGCTTAGCCAACGACAGCCAAAGCGGTGAACATCGGGTCGGCGATACCCCACTGTACGTGGTATTTCCCAATGCCAATGTCGAAATTGGCGCGCGCGCCGCGCTATTGGTGGTTCCCTGCGCACCACCCACAGATGATTAA
- a CDS encoding transporter substrate-binding domain-containing protein: MKKVLTLSLLGLAIAASSAQAQDYEEVRIGVDVPYEPMEYRTPDGDLTGFDIDLGNALCEEIGVSCEWVVQGWDGIIPGLLSRKYDAIMSSMTINDDRRKQVLFSDPYITPPSAWFAPEGVEFDSISEETLTGMTIGVQRGTLQDNYVTDMYGDVADINRYATADDMVLDMESERLDILFLDFPVGKSTLLESEEGDYIVVGDMLTEPKEYFGDGFGIAFRQRDEALAEQFNEALETLRDNGTYDEIYARYFDAE; encoded by the coding sequence ATGAAAAAAGTCCTAACACTTTCTCTACTTGGCCTGGCGATTGCCGCCTCCAGTGCCCAGGCGCAGGATTACGAAGAAGTTCGCATCGGCGTGGATGTTCCCTACGAGCCAATGGAATACCGCACCCCTGACGGCGATCTCACTGGCTTCGACATTGACCTGGGCAACGCCCTTTGCGAAGAAATCGGCGTTAGCTGCGAATGGGTTGTTCAAGGCTGGGACGGCATCATTCCGGGCCTCCTGTCACGTAAATACGATGCCATCATGTCGTCCATGACCATCAACGATGATCGTCGCAAACAGGTGCTGTTCTCTGACCCCTACATTACGCCGCCGTCTGCCTGGTTTGCCCCTGAAGGTGTCGAGTTTGACTCTATCAGCGAAGAAACGCTCACCGGCATGACCATCGGTGTTCAGCGCGGCACTCTTCAGGATAACTACGTCACTGATATGTATGGCGATGTGGCAGACATCAACCGCTATGCGACCGCCGATGACATGGTGCTGGACATGGAGTCCGAGCGTCTGGACATCCTGTTCCTCGACTTCCCGGTGGGCAAATCCACCCTGCTGGAAAGTGAAGAAGGTGACTATATCGTTGTCGGCGACATGCTGACCGAGCCGAAAGAATACTTCGGCGACGGCTTCGGCATTGCCTTCCGCCAGCGCGATGAAGCGCTCGCCGAGCAGTTCAACGAAGCCCTTGAAACCCTTCGTGACAACGGCACCTACGACGAAATCTACGCGCGCTACTTCGACGCAGAGTAA
- a CDS encoding hemerythrin domain-containing protein, with protein sequence MTIFEALRKDHDIQRDLLARLVETHGDSDEREQLYQQVRAELKFHANAEERSLYIPMMDVDLTQEKARHSVAEHHEIDEMIELLDDTDFSATSWLTHAKKLQHLVTHHLDEEEHEVFQLAGRGLEDQQKISLADEYTEEMQRQRSA encoded by the coding sequence ATGACAATTTTCGAAGCCTTACGTAAAGACCATGATATTCAGCGCGACCTGCTGGCTCGCCTGGTGGAAACCCATGGTGACAGCGATGAAAGAGAGCAGCTCTATCAGCAGGTTCGTGCGGAATTGAAATTCCACGCCAATGCCGAAGAGCGCTCGCTTTACATCCCCATGATGGATGTTGACTTGACCCAGGAAAAAGCCCGCCACAGCGTGGCTGAGCACCACGAAATCGATGAGATGATCGAACTGCTCGACGACACCGATTTCAGCGCGACCAGTTGGCTAACTCACGCCAAGAAACTCCAGCACCTGGTCACCCATCATCTGGATGAAGAAGAACACGAGGTATTTCAGCTCGCCGGACGAGGCCTTGAAGACCAGCAGAAAATCTCGCTGGCAGATGAATACACCGAAGAAATGCAGCGTCAGCGCTCGGCCTGA
- a CDS encoding lipocalin family protein: MFKPWKVVLGSAAIAGCTGIPDGTQPVTGFELDRYLGQWYEIARLDHSFEEGLQCVTATYSLREDGGVRVINRGYDPEEQTWDEAEGRAYFIDDDDIGRLKVSFFGPFYGGYNILALDDDYQWALVSGPNRDYLWILSRTPDMDSEVENRLRKRAAELDFPTDELIDVAHDSTCPDR, encoded by the coding sequence ATGTTCAAACCATGGAAGGTCGTCCTCGGCAGTGCCGCCATTGCCGGCTGTACGGGCATACCTGACGGCACCCAACCCGTTACCGGCTTTGAGCTGGACCGCTATCTTGGCCAGTGGTACGAAATCGCCCGACTGGATCATTCCTTCGAGGAAGGGCTGCAATGCGTGACGGCGACTTACAGCCTTCGCGAGGATGGTGGCGTCAGAGTGATCAATCGCGGCTACGACCCGGAAGAACAAACCTGGGATGAAGCCGAAGGACGCGCCTACTTTATCGACGATGACGATATTGGCCGACTGAAGGTCAGTTTCTTTGGCCCCTTTTACGGCGGCTATAACATCCTGGCGCTGGATGACGACTACCAGTGGGCATTGGTATCAGGCCCTAACCGTGATTACCTATGGATTCTGTCGCGCACCCCGGACATGGATAGCGAGGTAGAAAACCGCCTGCGCAAACGGGCCGCCGAGCTGGATTTCCCAACCGACGAACTGATTGATGTCGCCCATGACAGTACATGCCCCGACCGCTAG
- a CDS encoding ABC transporter ATP-binding protein gives MAATPIPLEVRNIKKRFGDTEVLKGLSLQANKGDVITLIGASGSGKSTFLRCMNLLEQPDEGDLYVHGEEIRFKNTRRGREPADWKQVVQMRAKLSMVFQSFNLWAHMTLLENIIEAPIHVLGKPKKEAIEHARALLERVGLTARADAYPAQMSGGQQQRGAIARALAMDPEVMLFDEPTSALDPELVGDVLKVMHGLAEEGRTMVVVTHEMSFARDVSSQVIYLHEGMVEEAGPPEEMIGNPQSPRLQQFLAPKY, from the coding sequence ATGGCCGCTACGCCTATTCCTCTTGAAGTGCGTAATATTAAAAAACGCTTTGGCGATACAGAAGTTCTGAAAGGCCTTTCACTCCAAGCCAATAAGGGGGATGTCATCACCCTTATTGGGGCATCAGGTTCAGGCAAAAGCACCTTCTTGCGGTGTATGAACCTGCTTGAACAGCCTGACGAAGGCGACCTTTACGTGCATGGAGAAGAAATCCGCTTCAAGAACACCCGCCGTGGCCGCGAACCCGCCGATTGGAAACAGGTGGTGCAGATGCGCGCCAAGCTGTCGATGGTGTTTCAAAGCTTTAACTTATGGGCGCACATGACGCTGCTCGAAAACATCATCGAGGCGCCGATCCATGTACTGGGCAAACCCAAGAAAGAGGCTATCGAACACGCCCGCGCGCTTCTCGAAAGGGTCGGCCTGACGGCTCGCGCCGATGCCTACCCAGCCCAGATGTCGGGTGGTCAGCAACAGCGTGGTGCCATTGCACGGGCGCTGGCCATGGACCCGGAGGTAATGCTGTTCGATGAGCCCACCTCGGCGCTGGACCCCGAACTGGTGGGCGATGTTCTCAAGGTCATGCATGGCCTGGCCGAAGAAGGCCGCACCATGGTGGTGGTCACCCATGAGATGAGCTTCGCCCGGGACGTCTCCAGTCAGGTGATTTACCTCCATGAAGGCATGGTGGAAGAAGCAGGGCCACCCGAGGAGATGATCGGTAACCCTCAGTCTCCGCGCCTGCAGCAATTCCTGGCTCCTAAATACTGA
- a CDS encoding ABC transporter permease — MLDLHGYGPRLLEGAGVTLQLALLSLLLAVVLGLITASAKMSRSWIAHRIATLYTTVIRGVPDLVLMMLLFFGGQIGVNMITDWLYYQFDIDIFININEFVAGVVTIGLIFGAYMGETFRGAFMAVDNGQIEAGKAYGMSNSLVFRRVRFPQMMRHALPGLSNNWMVLLKTTALVSVIGLSDMVRVASEASKATREPFTFMIVVALIYLLIASVSEWIFARLQKRYDIGYGEAD; from the coding sequence ATGCTTGATCTTCATGGTTACGGCCCGCGCTTGCTGGAAGGCGCAGGGGTAACGCTTCAGTTAGCGCTGTTATCGCTGCTTCTCGCCGTGGTACTCGGGCTTATCACCGCCAGCGCCAAGATGTCGCGCAGCTGGATTGCCCACCGAATCGCGACGCTTTACACCACGGTTATCCGCGGCGTTCCCGATCTGGTGCTGATGATGCTGTTGTTCTTCGGCGGGCAAATCGGCGTCAACATGATTACCGACTGGTTGTACTATCAATTTGATATCGATATTTTTATTAATATCAATGAGTTTGTTGCTGGCGTGGTGACCATCGGACTGATCTTTGGCGCCTACATGGGCGAAACATTTCGCGGCGCCTTCATGGCAGTGGATAACGGCCAGATCGAAGCCGGCAAGGCTTACGGGATGAGCAATTCGCTGGTTTTCCGACGCGTCCGCTTCCCGCAAATGATGCGCCACGCCCTGCCCGGCCTCTCCAACAATTGGATGGTATTGCTCAAGACCACCGCGCTGGTCTCGGTTATCGGGCTTTCCGACATGGTGCGCGTGGCTTCGGAGGCCTCCAAGGCCACCCGCGAGCCGTTCACCTTCATGATTGTGGTGGCACTCATTTATCTGTTGATCGCCAGCGTCTCGGAGTGGATATTTGCCCGCCTGCAAAAGCGCTATGACATCGGTTACGGGGAGGCAGACTAA
- a CDS encoding tartrate dehydrogenase, with translation MAHRIAVIAGDGIGTEVMPEGIRALEAAAKRFDIPLEFTTFEFGSCDYYLEHGSMLPDDWFEQLKGFDALFYGAVGWPDKVPDHISLWGSLLQFRRRFDQYINLRPCKLMPGIKSPLAGREPGDIDFYVVRENTEGEYSSIGGKMYEGTEREIVLQETVMSRTGVDRVLKYAFDLAQTRPRKKLTSATKSNGISITMPYWDERVVEMAKSYPDIAVDKFHIDILTANFVLHPDWFDVVVGSNLFGDILSDLGPACTGTIGIAPSANINPEGHFPSLFEPVHGSAPDIAGKGIANPIGQIWSGAMMLEHLGYQEAGDAMVTAIEAVLGAGDSQTLTRDVGGQGTTESLGKAIAERISG, from the coding sequence ATGGCCCACCGTATTGCAGTGATTGCCGGCGACGGCATTGGCACCGAAGTCATGCCCGAAGGCATTCGTGCTCTGGAAGCTGCCGCCAAGCGTTTTGACATCCCATTGGAGTTCACCACCTTTGAGTTCGGCAGTTGCGACTACTATCTAGAACACGGGAGCATGCTGCCGGATGACTGGTTCGAACAGTTGAAAGGCTTCGATGCGCTGTTTTACGGCGCGGTGGGCTGGCCCGACAAGGTGCCCGACCATATTTCCCTGTGGGGCTCGTTGTTACAGTTCCGTCGCCGTTTTGATCAGTACATCAACCTGCGCCCGTGCAAGCTGATGCCCGGTATCAAAAGCCCGCTGGCAGGCCGCGAGCCCGGCGATATCGATTTTTACGTGGTGCGCGAAAACACCGAGGGTGAGTACTCGAGCATCGGTGGCAAGATGTATGAAGGCACCGAACGCGAGATCGTCCTTCAGGAAACAGTGATGAGCCGCACCGGCGTTGACCGGGTCCTCAAGTACGCCTTTGATCTGGCGCAGACCCGCCCGCGTAAAAAGCTGACCTCGGCTACCAAGTCCAACGGCATCTCAATCACCATGCCCTACTGGGACGAGCGCGTGGTCGAGATGGCGAAAAGCTACCCGGACATCGCCGTGGATAAATTCCATATCGATATCCTCACCGCCAACTTTGTGCTGCACCCGGACTGGTTCGACGTGGTGGTGGGCAGCAACCTGTTCGGCGATATTCTTTCCGATTTAGGCCCTGCCTGTACCGGCACCATCGGCATTGCGCCGTCGGCCAACATCAACCCGGAAGGCCATTTCCCCAGCCTGTTTGAGCCGGTCCACGGCAGCGCACCGGATATTGCCGGCAAAGGCATCGCCAACCCCATCGGCCAGATCTGGTCCGGCGCCATGATGCTCGAACACCTGGGCTATCAAGAAGCCGGGGATGCGATGGTCACGGCCATTGAGGCCGTACTCGGCGCAGGCGATAGCCAAACCCTGACCCGTGATGTTGGCGGACAAGGCACCACAGAGAGCCTTGGCAAGGCGATTGCCGAACGAATTAGCGGCTAA
- a CDS encoding LysR family transcriptional regulator has translation MTPLDDLAFFQQLARAGSLTATARELGLSLSAVSKRLKQLEARLGVMLAARTTRRLTLTAEGEHYLARGGLILEELDELENGLGDTFNQSLSGRLRVNATFGFGRRHVAPLLSGFCLENPSIESWLELTNFPLNLSDHGFDVGVRIGEPPDSRLVARRILVNRRVLCASPGYLERMPALTTPADLAQHSCLVIRENDSDFPLWRFELCGSPANVQSVKVSGRLASNDGEVVTRLALEGHGVMLRSWWDVNEHLASGALVPLLPGWQGVRADFYALFEQRRHIPRRISAFIDYLQQEMAMRVPAMPLETQSTD, from the coding sequence GTGACTCCCTTGGATGATTTGGCATTTTTTCAGCAGTTGGCGCGTGCCGGAAGCTTGACCGCGACGGCGCGGGAGTTGGGGCTCTCGCTGTCGGCGGTCAGCAAGCGGCTAAAACAGCTGGAGGCGAGGCTGGGCGTCATGCTGGCGGCGCGAACCACGCGGCGTCTGACACTGACGGCTGAGGGTGAGCACTATCTGGCCCGTGGTGGGTTGATTCTTGAAGAGCTCGATGAACTGGAAAATGGCCTTGGGGATACGTTCAATCAGTCACTTAGCGGCCGGTTGCGGGTGAACGCCACCTTTGGGTTTGGCAGGCGACATGTCGCGCCGTTGCTGTCAGGTTTTTGTCTCGAGAACCCGTCGATTGAAAGCTGGCTGGAGTTGACCAATTTTCCGCTGAATCTAAGCGACCACGGTTTTGATGTGGGTGTGCGCATTGGCGAACCGCCGGACTCCCGCCTGGTGGCGCGGCGAATCCTGGTCAATCGTCGCGTGCTTTGCGCATCGCCGGGCTACCTCGAGCGGATGCCAGCGTTAACCACGCCTGCCGATCTGGCGCAGCATAGCTGCCTGGTCATCCGTGAAAACGATAGTGATTTTCCGCTGTGGCGGTTCGAGCTCTGCGGCTCACCAGCCAATGTCCAATCGGTAAAAGTCAGCGGTCGACTTGCCAGTAACGACGGTGAGGTGGTGACACGCCTGGCGCTCGAAGGCCACGGGGTGATGCTGCGTTCCTGGTGGGATGTTAACGAGCATCTTGCCAGTGGGGCGCTGGTGCCGTTATTACCCGGCTGGCAAGGCGTGCGCGCGGATTTCTACGCGCTCTTCGAACAGCGTCGTCATATTCCAAGACGCATCAGTGCCTTTATCGACTACCTTCAGCAAGAAATGGCCATGCGCGTGCCTGCCATGCCGCTTGAAACACAATCAACTGACTAG